The following coding sequences are from one Gossypium hirsutum isolate 1008001.06 chromosome A12, Gossypium_hirsutum_v2.1, whole genome shotgun sequence window:
- the LOC107934706 gene encoding uncharacterized protein yields MAPYEALYARKCRTPLCWTELGELRVLGPELVSETEDKVKVLCRSEASKDRVFCGRLLFSQDLAMEEEEIEVRSDLKFEEEPVQILDRDVKVLRRKSIPLVKVLWRNHSIEEAI; encoded by the exons atggcaccttacgaggccttgtatgctcgtaagtgtcgcactcccttGTGCTGGACTGAATTAGGTGAGCTACGTGTTCTAGGTCCGGAATTGGTTTCTGAaactgaggataaa GTAAAAGTcctatgcagatctgaagcgtcGAAAGATAGAGTTTTCTGTGGGAGACTTCTTTTTTCTCAAGATCtagccatggaagaag AGGAAATTGAGGTTAGGTCAGATCTAAAGtttgaggaggagccggttcagattctAGATCGCGATGTTAAGGTTCTACGAAGAAAGTCTATCCCCTTAGTGAAGGTGCTGTGGCGGAATCATAGCATCGAGGAGGCCATTTAG